A section of the Clostridium omnivorum genome encodes:
- the recN gene encoding DNA repair protein RecN — translation MLLQLNITNFALIENLSISFEQGFNVLSGETGAGKSILIDAINFVLGEKFNKDLIRTGEEKTFVEAIFTIENQKTRDVLNSLDIEYDDLIIISREAFQSGKTIAKVNGKSLVLSNIKLISSTLLDIHGQHENQNLLEISNHINYLDYYGGKAIDNQLLEYRVGYRRYVEIISEIERLSGHSGENEKLVDFYKYQIDEINAAKLKVDEDIELEKRFSILNNAEKISNILESCYVDLFSGDDNVHSVYDRLSYSIRELRSIEKHMDKVVDIANSFEEMFYNLEENAKELRHLKDNISYDEEELNYINSRMYQITNLKKKYGKSIEDILNYKEKIEKQYSELVNKSEIIEKYKAEKEKVLDSLRLKTSKLHKLRNEIALELEAKIKKELDYVGLEKSTFKISITLLDDFNENGSDKVQFLISTNPGEPLKSMEKIVSGGELSRIMLALKTVFVNKDRIPSVIFDEIDTGISGRIAQSVAEKMYLISCSHQVFCVTHLPQIACMSDVHYLIAKSVEQNKTYTSIDKLNLSKKEMEIARMIGGSEVTRLTLEHAKEMIELADIKKNSLKSAK, via the coding sequence ATGCTTCTTCAATTAAATATTACTAATTTTGCGTTGATTGAAAATCTCAGTATTTCTTTTGAGCAGGGGTTTAATGTATTGTCAGGAGAGACGGGAGCTGGAAAGTCAATACTTATAGATGCAATAAATTTCGTTTTAGGTGAAAAGTTTAATAAGGATCTAATAAGGACTGGGGAAGAAAAAACCTTTGTTGAGGCTATTTTCACTATCGAAAATCAAAAAACTAGAGATGTTCTTAATTCTCTCGATATTGAATACGACGATTTAATAATTATAAGTAGAGAAGCATTTCAGTCAGGTAAAACTATTGCAAAGGTAAATGGCAAGTCCTTAGTACTTTCAAACATAAAATTAATAAGCAGCACTTTACTGGATATTCACGGACAGCATGAGAATCAAAACTTGCTTGAAATATCCAATCATATTAATTATTTAGATTATTATGGTGGAAAAGCAATAGATAACCAGTTGCTGGAGTATAGAGTTGGATATAGAAGATATGTTGAAATTATTTCTGAAATTGAAAGATTAAGCGGACATAGTGGAGAAAATGAAAAGCTTGTTGATTTTTATAAATATCAAATAGATGAGATAAATGCGGCAAAATTAAAGGTTGATGAAGATATTGAACTTGAAAAAAGGTTTTCGATTTTAAACAATGCTGAGAAGATTAGCAATATATTAGAAAGCTGTTATGTAGATCTCTTTTCTGGAGATGACAATGTACACTCTGTTTATGATAGGTTATCTTATTCTATAAGAGAATTACGATCTATCGAAAAACATATGGATAAAGTAGTAGATATTGCAAATTCTTTCGAAGAAATGTTTTATAATTTAGAAGAAAACGCAAAAGAGCTCAGACATTTAAAAGATAACATTAGCTATGATGAGGAAGAACTAAACTATATAAATAGCAGAATGTATCAAATTACAAATTTAAAGAAAAAATATGGAAAATCCATAGAAGATATTTTAAATTATAAAGAAAAAATTGAAAAGCAATATAGTGAACTTGTAAACAAAAGTGAAATAATCGAGAAGTATAAGGCTGAAAAGGAAAAGGTCTTAGATAGTTTAAGACTTAAAACCAGCAAGCTGCATAAACTTAGAAACGAAATAGCTCTTGAACTAGAAGCTAAAATTAAAAAAGAGCTTGATTACGTTGGCCTTGAAAAAAGTACTTTTAAAATAAGTATTACATTACTTGATGATTTTAATGAAAATGGTTCTGATAAAGTTCAATTTTTAATTTCTACTAATCCAGGAGAACCACTAAAATCCATGGAAAAGATAGTGTCTGGTGGAGAGCTTTCAAGAATTATGTTGGCACTTAAAACAGTGTTTGTAAATAAGGATAGAATCCCATCTGTTATTTTTGACGAAATAGATACTGGTATTAGTGGAAGAATAGCCCAAAGCGTTGCAGAAAAGATGTATTTAATTTCATGTTCCCATCAGGTTTTTTGTGTTACTCACTTGCCTCAAATAGCTTGTATGTCAGACGTACATTATTTAATAGCTAAAAGTGTTGAACAGAATAAAACATATACAAGTATAGATAAACTAAATTTGAGTAAAAAAGAGATGGAAATAGCTAGAATGATAGGCGGAAGTGAGGTAACTAGGCTTACTTTAGAACATGCAAAAGAGATGATTGAACTTGCGGATATTAAAAAAAATTCCCTAAAAAGTGCTAAATAA
- the spoIVB gene encoding SpoIVB peptidase, which produces MRKKRICLLCCFLAPILYLAFSLYIKIDKIPNTIFIREGQNITYDYLLKFSEDDDVKVSNLIDKKETEKKAKVKLLGLLPIKSVSVKAVPSEVMLYPGGQPLGVKISTKGVLVVALSDIETAKGKVTSPGASSGIQIGDSIIKINKKEISSAEQVASLVNSSEGNELAITIERKGTIINKKVTPIKNDSDNSYKIGLWVRDSTAGVGTLTFYDAKSQRFAALGHPITDIDTGTILNVSTGQIVSSSIVSVRKGLRGSPGELKGIFVDEDSSLGSVSKNTECGIFGSADKSLINKKYDKPMKVALRNEIKEGPAKIITTVQGEEPKAYSIEIQKLLEQDSPGPKSMIIKVTDSELLEKTGGIVQGMSGSPIIQNDKIVGAVTHVLINKPDVGYGIYIEWMLKDADILTK; this is translated from the coding sequence ATGAGGAAAAAACGAATTTGTTTATTATGCTGTTTTTTAGCTCCTATTTTATATCTGGCATTTAGCTTGTACATCAAAATTGACAAAATACCAAATACCATTTTTATCAGAGAGGGCCAAAATATAACCTATGATTATTTACTTAAATTCTCTGAGGATGATGACGTAAAGGTATCAAATTTAATAGACAAAAAAGAAACTGAAAAAAAGGCAAAGGTTAAACTTCTAGGATTGCTACCAATTAAATCAGTTTCCGTTAAAGCAGTTCCTTCAGAGGTTATGCTTTATCCAGGTGGGCAGCCGCTTGGAGTAAAGATAAGTACAAAAGGTGTCTTAGTTGTAGCCTTATCAGATATTGAGACTGCTAAAGGAAAAGTAACTAGTCCAGGAGCTTCTTCAGGGATACAGATTGGTGACAGTATAATAAAAATAAATAAAAAGGAAATATCTAGTGCTGAACAAGTAGCAAGTCTGGTTAATAGTTCTGAAGGTAATGAACTAGCAATAACTATTGAAAGAAAAGGTACTATTATAAATAAAAAAGTTACACCAATAAAAAATGATAGTGATAATAGTTATAAGATAGGACTTTGGGTGAGAGATTCTACTGCTGGCGTTGGTACACTTACTTTTTATGATGCAAAAAGCCAAAGGTTTGCGGCATTAGGACATCCAATAACTGATATAGATACTGGGACTATTTTAAATGTTAGTACCGGACAAATAGTGTCTTCTTCAATAGTATCAGTAAGAAAAGGACTAAGAGGAAGTCCGGGAGAACTAAAGGGCATATTTGTGGATGAAGATTCTTCACTTGGAAGTGTAAGTAAAAATACAGAGTGTGGCATATTTGGAAGTGCAGATAAAAGTTTAATAAATAAAAAGTATGATAAACCAATGAAAGTTGCTCTAAGAAATGAAATAAAAGAAGGTCCGGCTAAGATTATAACCACGGTACAAGGAGAAGAACCTAAAGCTTACAGTATAGAAATACAAAAATTATTAGAGCAGGATTCACCAGGACCCAAAAGCATGATAATAAAAGTTACAGATTCTGAGTTGTTAGAAAAAACAGGTGGTATAGTTCAAGGAATGAGTGGGAGCCCAATAATACAGAATGATAAAATAGTAGGAGCAGTAACTCACGTTCTTATAAACAAACCTGATGTAGGGTATGGAATATATATAGAATGGATGCTTAAGGATGCTGATATTCTGACAAAATAA
- the spo0A gene encoding sporulation transcription factor Spo0A: MEDSKISVIIADDNKEFCNILNDYLLNQRDIVVTGIAKDGVEALKLIAEKKPDLVVLDIVMPHLDGLGVLERLNTMNIDPLPRIIVLSAVGQDKITQRAITLGADYYVVKPFDMDVFTKRIRQMFNNTISSDEVKKTVSIMDTTEIKINKNEPMDLEAEITNIIHEIGVPAHIKGYMYLREAINMVVHDIELLSAVTKELYPSIAKKYNTTASRVERAIRHAIEVAWSRGQVDTINKLFGYTIHNDKGKPTNSEFIAMVADKLRLKNKVS, from the coding sequence ATGGAGGATTCAAAAATCAGTGTAATAATCGCAGATGATAACAAAGAATTTTGTAACATCTTAAACGACTATTTATTAAATCAAAGAGATATTGTGGTAACTGGTATTGCTAAAGATGGAGTTGAAGCATTAAAGTTAATAGCAGAGAAAAAACCAGATTTAGTTGTTCTTGATATAGTTATGCCTCATCTTGACGGACTTGGAGTACTTGAGAGGTTAAACACTATGAACATAGATCCATTGCCAAGAATTATTGTCCTTTCAGCAGTAGGACAAGATAAGATTACTCAAAGAGCTATTACTCTTGGTGCAGATTATTATGTTGTTAAGCCTTTTGATATGGATGTATTTACAAAGAGAATAAGACAAATGTTCAACAACACTATATCAAGTGATGAAGTTAAAAAGACAGTTTCAATAATGGATACAACAGAAATTAAGATTAACAAAAATGAGCCAATGGATTTAGAAGCTGAAATAACAAATATAATACATGAAATTGGAGTTCCAGCTCACATCAAAGGCTATATGTATTTGAGAGAAGCTATAAATATGGTTGTGCATGATATAGAACTTCTATCAGCAGTTACAAAAGAGTTATATCCATCCATAGCAAAGAAGTATAATACCACAGCTAGTAGAGTTGAAAGAGCTATAAGACATGCTATAGAAGTAGCTTGGAGTAGAGGACAAGTTGATACAATAAATAAGTTATTTGGCTATACAATTCACAATGATAAAGGCAAGCCAACAAATAGCGAGTTTATTGCTATGGTTGCTGATAAGCTAAGATTAAAAAATAAAGTTAGCTAA
- a CDS encoding NTF2-like N-terminal transpeptidase domain-containing protein, translating into MKLTFKRSLCLLVITALFLSLIGCASTSTSKPDSAVSGFFDALKKEDVNSAAKFVKTDSKNEISYKNADEEKIAKAVFSKLDYKIESSVVKGDTATVNAKVTTVDLVKITGNMISDLLPTLMAKALSGEDQNEAETEKLINQYFTNSINDPSAMKTTTDVTINLVKSEDKKSWLIDPNDDLLNAMTGNLQNAFKTMNSN; encoded by the coding sequence ATGAAATTAACCTTTAAAAGATCACTTTGTCTGCTAGTAATAACAGCGCTATTTCTTTCTTTAATAGGCTGTGCTAGCACTAGCACGTCAAAGCCTGATTCAGCTGTTTCTGGCTTCTTTGATGCGTTAAAAAAAGAAGATGTAAATTCAGCAGCTAAATTTGTTAAAACAGATAGCAAAAATGAGATATCTTATAAAAATGCAGATGAAGAAAAAATTGCTAAAGCAGTGTTCTCAAAGCTTGATTATAAAATTGAATCCTCTGTGGTTAAAGGTGATACAGCTACGGTTAATGCAAAAGTAACCACAGTAGATTTAGTTAAAATTACAGGAAATATGATTTCAGATTTATTACCAACACTTATGGCAAAAGCATTAAGTGGAGAAGATCAAAATGAAGCCGAAACTGAAAAACTTATTAATCAATACTTTACAAACAGCATTAACGATCCAAGTGCTATGAAAACAACCACCGATGTCACTATAAATCTAGTCAAAAGTGAAGACAAAAAGAGCTGGCTGATTGATCCAAATGATGACTTACTTAATGCTATGACAGGAAATCTTCAAAATGCATTTAAGACCATGAATTCTAACTAA
- the spoIIM gene encoding stage II sporulation protein M — MKNDKLASNFNKHLQENFWLYIISLLCVFTGVVLGIYAVKYMGDFEKSDLVSYIQNFTTNIKSQSINNKNVFLGTLKNNFIMTCAIWFLGLTMIGIPIILVVDVIKGFTLGFSISFFLNGIGSKGIGVVLLGIMPQNIIYIPCIIFCSVIAMEFSLNFLKEKINNKWTKSIWVKIVSYSFAFLIVFLVMCFGFIIEAYISPLLIKLIL, encoded by the coding sequence ATGAAAAACGATAAATTAGCGAGTAACTTTAATAAGCATCTCCAGGAGAATTTTTGGCTATACATTATAAGCTTATTATGTGTTTTTACGGGAGTAGTTCTTGGTATATATGCTGTAAAGTACATGGGAGATTTTGAAAAAAGTGATTTAGTAAGCTATATTCAAAATTTTACTACCAATATAAAATCTCAAAGCATAAATAATAAAAACGTCTTTTTGGGTACACTTAAGAATAATTTTATTATGACATGTGCAATATGGTTTTTAGGGTTAACAATGATAGGAATTCCCATAATTTTAGTAGTTGATGTCATAAAGGGGTTTACTTTAGGTTTTAGTATCAGCTTTTTTTTAAATGGCATTGGCAGTAAGGGCATTGGAGTTGTTTTGCTTGGCATTATGCCTCAGAATATAATATATATACCATGTATAATTTTCTGTTCAGTAATTGCAATGGAATTTTCCTTGAATTTTTTAAAGGAAAAGATTAATAATAAATGGACAAAAAGTATTTGGGTTAAAATAGTATCATATTCTTTTGCATTTTTAATAGTATTTTTAGTTATGTGCTTTGGATTTATAATTGAAGCATATATTAGCCCATTATTGATTAAACTAATACTGTAA
- a CDS encoding phosphopentomutase, with the protein MTKRVVLIVLDSVGAGEMPDAKDYKDQGSDTLGNISKHVGGLRLPNMEKLGLGNIDGIKGIVKAENPIGAYGKCSELSKGKDTVTGHWEISGCVLHTALNTYPQGFPKEIISEFEKRIGRKIIGNVVASGTEIIKEMGDEHVKTGCPIIYTSADSVFQIAAHEEVIPLDELYRMCTIAREMLVDDWAVGRIIARPFVGTSGSYTRTSNRRDFALDPFDKTILEYISEAGMSVAAVGKIEDIFNKKGVTDAVHTKNNMDGVDKTLDYMDSIEKGLIFTNLVDFDMQYGHRNDPEGYAKALVDFDNRLPEIIAKLKKDDVLIITADHGCDPTTESTDHSREYIPVLVYGEEIKANTNLGIRKSFADIGKTTLGLLDINNELYGSAFLSEIQK; encoded by the coding sequence ATGACCAAAAGAGTAGTTTTAATTGTATTAGACAGTGTTGGCGCAGGCGAAATGCCAGATGCTAAAGATTACAAAGACCAAGGTAGTGATACTTTAGGTAATATTTCTAAGCACGTGGGAGGCCTTAGACTTCCAAACATGGAAAAGCTAGGACTTGGTAATATTGACGGTATCAAGGGAATAGTTAAAGCAGAAAATCCTATTGGAGCTTATGGAAAATGCAGTGAGCTTTCAAAGGGTAAAGACACAGTTACAGGTCATTGGGAAATATCTGGTTGTGTTCTACATACTGCACTTAATACTTATCCTCAAGGATTCCCAAAAGAAATAATAAGTGAGTTTGAAAAGAGAATAGGAAGAAAAATTATAGGAAATGTGGTTGCTTCAGGTACTGAAATTATTAAAGAAATGGGCGACGAACATGTTAAAACTGGATGTCCTATAATTTATACATCTGCAGACAGCGTATTTCAAATAGCAGCTCACGAGGAAGTAATTCCACTAGATGAACTTTACAGAATGTGCACTATAGCTAGAGAAATGCTAGTTGATGATTGGGCAGTTGGAAGAATAATAGCAAGACCTTTTGTAGGAACAAGCGGAAGTTATACAAGAACTTCAAACAGACGTGATTTTGCTCTTGACCCATTTGATAAGACTATACTAGAGTATATAAGTGAAGCCGGCATGAGTGTTGCAGCAGTAGGTAAGATAGAGGATATATTCAATAAGAAGGGTGTTACTGATGCAGTTCATACAAAGAATAACATGGATGGCGTTGATAAAACTCTTGATTACATGGATTCAATTGAAAAGGGTTTAATATTCACTAACTTAGTTGACTTTGACATGCAGTATGGTCATAGAAATGATCCAGAAGGATATGCAAAAGCTCTAGTTGATTTTGACAACAGACTTCCTGAAATAATTGCAAAGCTTAAGAAGGATGATGTATTAATAATTACTGCTGACCATGGATGCGATCCAACAACAGAAAGCACAGACCACTCAAGAGAGTATATACCAGTACTTGTATATGGCGAAGAAATAAAAGCTAATACTAATCTAGGAATTAGAAAATCTTTCGCTGATATAGGTAAGACGACTCTAGGATTACTAGATATAAATAATGAGCTGTATGGAAGCGCTTTCTTGTCCGAAATACAAAAATAA
- a CDS encoding D-alanyl-D-alanine carboxypeptidase family protein codes for MKKSIKNILTFTLVLIFALQVFGFKANALEEDIKVDAKSALLMEPLTGKVIYEKNSHEKLPPASVTKIMTMLLTMEAVDSGKIKFTDKVTASENAKKMGGSTMLLDAGEVRTVEELIKGIAIASGNDAAVCMAEYLAGSEEAFVKLMNERARGLGMNDTTFKNCTGLNAPGHVTSAYDISIMSRELLKHSSILKYSGTYMETISEGRKTPIGLVNHNKLVRFFKGCDGLKTGFTEEAKYCISATATRDGVRMLSVIMGSPSYKVRNRDASMLLNYGFSKFECKKLIDKDTEIEKVSLNKQGDKYFVAKAKDDFSIMLEKGINNKIDKKCVIGVDKNKKQYKKGDVVGYCEISINNAVVGKVPVYTDRDFKKSRFFDDIKNSVRNLFDKSI; via the coding sequence ATGAAAAAAAGTATAAAAAATATTTTAACATTTACTTTAGTTTTAATTTTTGCATTGCAAGTTTTTGGATTTAAAGCTAATGCCCTAGAGGAGGACATTAAGGTTGATGCAAAATCTGCACTATTAATGGAGCCATTGACAGGAAAGGTGATTTATGAAAAAAATTCACATGAAAAGTTGCCACCTGCATCTGTAACTAAAATAATGACTATGCTCCTTACAATGGAAGCTGTTGATAGTGGCAAAATAAAATTCACAGACAAAGTAACAGCAAGTGAAAATGCAAAGAAAATGGGCGGAAGCACAATGCTTCTAGATGCAGGAGAAGTAAGAACTGTTGAAGAGCTGATAAAGGGGATTGCTATTGCATCCGGAAATGATGCTGCAGTTTGCATGGCTGAATATCTAGCAGGAAGTGAAGAGGCTTTTGTAAAGCTTATGAATGAAAGAGCTAGAGGTCTTGGAATGAATGACACAACCTTTAAGAATTGCACAGGTTTAAATGCTCCAGGACATGTAACAAGTGCATATGACATATCAATTATGTCTAGAGAGCTTTTAAAACACAGTTCAATACTAAAATATTCAGGAACATATATGGAGACAATCAGTGAAGGAAGAAAAACTCCTATAGGACTAGTAAATCATAACAAGCTAGTTAGATTCTTTAAGGGCTGTGATGGTTTGAAGACTGGTTTTACAGAAGAAGCAAAATATTGCATTTCTGCCACAGCTACTAGAGATGGGGTAAGAATGCTATCAGTAATTATGGGATCTCCTAGTTATAAGGTAAGAAATAGAGATGCTAGTATGCTGCTAAATTATGGCTTCTCAAAATTTGAGTGTAAAAAGCTAATAGATAAGGATACAGAAATAGAAAAAGTTTCTTTAAATAAGCAGGGTGACAAGTATTTTGTAGCAAAGGCTAAAGATGACTTTTCTATTATGTTGGAAAAGGGTATTAATAATAAAATAGATAAAAAATGTGTAATAGGCGTAGATAAAAATAAAAAGCAGTATAAAAAAGGCGATGTAGTAGGATATTGTGAAATAAGCATAAACAATGCAGTAGTTGGAAAAGTACCAGTATACACAGATAGAGATTTTAAAAAGTCAAGATTTTTTGATGATATAAAAAACAGTGTTAGAAACTTATTTGATAAATCAATTTAA
- a CDS encoding segregation/condensation protein A has translation MSINIKIQNFEGPFDLLLHLIKKNEMDIYDIQIYEITSQYLQYLNEMKEMDLDITSEFIVIAATLIEIKSKLLLPVSKNEEEENTEEKDPRKELIERLVEYKKFKYIAQILRAKEEGTGVMYPKKAEIIEDLNPKNNVVPLNEILKDITMLDLYNIYNNLLHIYESKMNTANVIQREIPVDSFKIEDKMDHLKEIIHPGKKLYFSSIIKDCGSKIEVVVTFLALLELIKLKSVKVLQEKSFTEIYIEGVDADE, from the coding sequence ATGTCAATAAACATTAAAATACAAAACTTCGAAGGACCATTTGACTTATTGCTTCATTTAATTAAAAAAAATGAAATGGATATTTATGATATACAAATTTATGAGATAACTTCACAATATCTCCAGTATCTTAATGAAATGAAAGAAATGGATTTAGATATAACTTCAGAATTTATTGTAATTGCAGCTACTTTAATTGAAATTAAATCAAAATTATTACTTCCAGTAAGTAAAAATGAGGAAGAAGAAAATACTGAGGAGAAGGATCCAAGAAAAGAACTTATAGAAAGACTAGTAGAATACAAGAAATTTAAATATATTGCACAAATACTTAGAGCTAAGGAAGAAGGTACAGGTGTAATGTACCCAAAGAAAGCAGAAATTATTGAAGATTTAAATCCCAAAAATAATGTTGTACCATTAAATGAAATTCTAAAAGATATAACCATGTTGGATTTATACAATATTTATAACAATTTACTTCATATATATGAAAGCAAAATGAATACAGCAAATGTTATTCAAAGAGAAATACCTGTAGATTCCTTTAAAATAGAAGACAAAATGGATCATCTAAAGGAAATTATTCATCCAGGAAAAAAATTATATTTTTCAAGTATTATTAAAGACTGTGGAAGTAAAATCGAAGTTGTGGTTACCTTCTTGGCGCTGCTTGAGCTTATTAAACTAAAGTCTGTTAAGGTTTTACAAGAGAAAAGTTTTACTGAAATATACATCGAGGGGGTAGATGCAGATGAATAA
- the scpB gene encoding SMC-Scp complex subunit ScpB, with protein sequence MNNYAEQMEIEEASKRNIYYSIIESILFVSGEPLLLNDISSILECETSFAEMLLQELSEQYNKENRGIQLIKVNAGYQLVTKAKNSEYVQKLLKTNTRQSLSQAALETLAIVAYKQPITRASIDEIRGVKSDRALTTLMDRNLLKESGRLDVVGRPILYSTTDEFLRHFGLDNLKQMPSIDEIVKSIELFDNMDANENKEENKE encoded by the coding sequence ATGAATAATTATGCTGAGCAAATGGAAATAGAAGAAGCATCAAAAAGAAATATATATTATTCTATTATTGAATCAATACTATTTGTAAGTGGTGAGCCACTTTTATTAAATGATATTAGCAGTATTCTTGAATGTGAGACAAGCTTTGCAGAAATGCTGCTGCAGGAATTGTCGGAGCAGTATAATAAAGAAAATAGAGGAATACAGCTTATAAAAGTTAATGCAGGATATCAACTTGTAACTAAGGCAAAGAATAGTGAATATGTTCAAAAGCTGTTAAAGACAAATACTAGACAGTCTTTATCACAGGCGGCGTTAGAAACTTTGGCTATAGTAGCGTATAAGCAGCCTATAACTCGTGCAAGTATAGATGAAATCAGAGGGGTAAAAAGTGATAGAGCATTAACAACACTTATGGATAGAAATCTATTAAAAGAAAGTGGTAGACTTGATGTAGTAGGAAGGCCAATATTATATTCTACAACAGATGAGTTTTTAAGACACTTCGGGTTAGATAATTTGAAGCAGATGCCTTCTATAGATGAGATTGTAAAAAGTATTGAATTATTTGATAATATGGATGCTAATGAAAATAAAGAAGAAAATAAGGAATAA
- the ytfJ gene encoding GerW family sporulation protein, protein MDSHPIENLMKTTMENIKNMVDVNTIIGDTINCGDGISVIPVSKLSFGFASGGSEFSESKHRESLLKYPFGGGAGAGVTVKPVAFIVIKNDTIRLLPVEYDSTYDKALDSIPQIIEMFKSMSKSKEKKCEDKEKENKE, encoded by the coding sequence ATGGATAGTCACCCAATTGAAAATCTAATGAAAACCACTATGGAAAACATAAAAAACATGGTTGATGTTAATACCATCATCGGCGATACTATTAACTGTGGCGATGGAATATCTGTAATACCTGTTTCTAAGCTATCCTTTGGCTTTGCATCAGGTGGAAGTGAATTTTCTGAAAGCAAGCATAGGGAAAGCCTTCTAAAATATCCTTTTGGAGGAGGAGCAGGTGCTGGTGTTACAGTTAAACCAGTAGCTTTTATAGTAATTAAAAATGATACTATTAGACTGCTTCCTGTAGAGTATGACAGTACTTATGATAAAGCTCTTGATTCTATACCTCAAATAATTGAGATGTTTAAGAGTATGTCTAAATCAAAAGAAAAAAAATGTGAAGATAAAGAAAAAGAAAATAAGGAATAA